One Massilia sp. 9096 genomic window carries:
- a CDS encoding BMP family protein has product MKFKQLCMTIAALCACASASADIAGTKLAIVYDAGGKFDKSFNQSASEGVMRFTKETGVKVFEAQANYDTQAEQVLRALARKKLQLIVSIGFSQTQPVQKIAAEYPNTHFVIIDGNAEGKNVNSVLFKEQEGSYLVGVAAAMASKTKTLGFVGGMDIPLIRAFACGYVQGAKAILPNVQVLQNMVGTTSTAWNDPAKGGELARAQFDRGADVVFAVAGGSGMGALQMAKAKGKLAIGVDSNQNYLHPGTMLTSMVKHVDNATYEAFMKAQKGQFTPGITYEGLKEGGVDWALDKDNRMVVSSEMEKRVNQARADIISGKIKVVDYRTSGSCPQ; this is encoded by the coding sequence ATGAAATTCAAGCAACTCTGTATGACGATCGCGGCGCTGTGCGCCTGCGCGAGCGCCTCGGCCGACATCGCCGGGACCAAGCTCGCCATCGTCTACGACGCCGGCGGCAAGTTCGACAAGTCCTTCAACCAGTCCGCCTCGGAAGGCGTAATGCGTTTTACGAAGGAAACCGGCGTCAAGGTGTTTGAAGCCCAGGCCAACTACGACACCCAGGCCGAACAGGTGCTGCGCGCGCTCGCGCGCAAGAAATTGCAGCTGATCGTGTCGATCGGCTTTTCCCAGACCCAGCCGGTCCAGAAGATCGCGGCCGAATACCCGAATACCCACTTCGTCATCATCGACGGCAACGCCGAGGGCAAGAACGTCAACTCGGTGCTGTTCAAGGAGCAGGAAGGTTCCTACCTGGTCGGCGTGGCCGCCGCGATGGCATCCAAGACCAAGACGCTCGGTTTCGTCGGCGGCATGGACATTCCGCTGATCCGCGCCTTCGCCTGCGGCTACGTGCAGGGCGCGAAGGCGATCCTGCCCAACGTGCAGGTGCTGCAGAACATGGTCGGCACCACCAGCACGGCCTGGAACGACCCGGCCAAGGGCGGCGAGCTGGCGCGCGCGCAGTTCGACCGCGGCGCCGACGTGGTCTTCGCCGTGGCCGGCGGCTCGGGCATGGGCGCCCTGCAGATGGCCAAGGCCAAGGGCAAGCTGGCGATCGGCGTCGACTCCAACCAGAACTACCTGCACCCGGGCACGATGCTGACCTCGATGGTCAAGCACGTCGACAACGCGACCTACGAAGCCTTCATGAAAGCCCAGAAAGGCCAGTTCACGCCGGGCATCACCTACGAAGGCCTGAAGGAAGGCGGTGTCGATTGGGCGCTGGACAAGGACAACCGCATGGTGGTGTCGAGCGAGATGGAAAAGCGCGTCAACCAGGCGCGCGCCGACATCATCAGCGGCAAGATCAAGGTCGTCGATTACCGTACGAGCGGCTCGTGCCCGCAGTAA
- a CDS encoding TonB-dependent receptor, which produces MQSVLKQQPKLRLSLIAVACHLACLGVAHAQTAQEQAETDAGQTRSVVITGKKTNMGLMVQEDAPKARSTITAAELERQRPTGNAFQALELMPSVNSYNYDATGLFGGGLTLRGFNSDQIGATINGVPVNDSGSFAVYPQEYVDQENTCSEFVTQGSTDVDSPQVGASGGNFGIVTCNPEDNRRIRYMQTLGQLNMYKSYVRYDTGRLWDPRAKAFISLSHAKTDKWKGDGTANRTHVDAGFNWDWDRFNYIHATVLWNDAHTNSIGNLTMASLNQFGYYYDYSSTFPGHLTPGKGVQDESKIAPSPAYYQLANNPFKNAIASATAKFRLADNLDLKLVPYYWYGFGTGGTQQQVFAENAFLVNRPVNGVYPTNGTVDLNGDGDTVDKIIVAESSVTRTSRPGLTTSLTYSLGVNTILAGFWWERAKHEQTAPGVPVDNAGHIQDVFLQDNQIHRADGSLYEYRDWSTVSTAYQGFIQDTVSLMDDRLTLNIGLRTPHIKRDFNNYANETAPVNYNVSRTYSSVLPQFGIRYKLTNDDQLYASIAKNFKAPGNFVYATTNGNVFFNKTNGAVTVVNDVRPETSYSLDAGIRHQTSAWNGTFDIYGTDFRDRMATAYDPISATSSTTNVGKVRNYGFEIEAGNTPINGWSAYASYGFNKSEIKSDLQMGTAAFLPTAGKSFPLTPKNKFGLSLMYQTGAAWARLSAKSTSRQAATLTNDQWAPGYTTFGLDGGYTFPDQDFGYLKNPKLTINVSNLTSKQFLNPSSQSATNALAYGTLGQPNYVKPANVFYYLGAPRFISATLSLDF; this is translated from the coding sequence ATGCAATCCGTTTTGAAGCAACAACCCAAGCTGCGCCTGAGCTTGATCGCTGTGGCATGCCATCTGGCGTGCCTGGGCGTTGCCCACGCACAAACCGCGCAGGAACAGGCCGAAACCGACGCCGGCCAGACGCGCTCGGTCGTGATCACCGGCAAGAAGACCAACATGGGTTTGATGGTTCAGGAAGATGCGCCGAAAGCGCGTTCGACCATCACCGCTGCGGAACTGGAGCGCCAACGCCCGACCGGCAATGCCTTCCAGGCCCTGGAACTGATGCCTTCGGTTAACAGCTATAACTACGATGCGACCGGCCTGTTCGGCGGCGGCCTGACCCTCCGCGGCTTCAACAGCGACCAGATCGGCGCCACCATCAACGGCGTGCCGGTCAACGACTCGGGTTCGTTCGCCGTCTACCCGCAGGAATACGTCGACCAGGAAAACACCTGCTCGGAATTCGTGACCCAGGGTTCGACCGACGTCGATTCTCCGCAAGTGGGCGCATCGGGCGGTAACTTCGGCATCGTCACTTGCAACCCGGAAGACAATCGCCGCATCCGTTACATGCAGACCCTCGGTCAGCTGAACATGTACAAGAGCTACGTGCGTTACGACACGGGCAGGCTGTGGGATCCGCGCGCCAAGGCCTTCATCTCGCTGTCGCACGCGAAGACGGACAAGTGGAAAGGCGACGGCACCGCCAACCGTACCCACGTGGACGCCGGCTTCAACTGGGATTGGGATCGCTTCAACTACATCCACGCGACCGTGCTGTGGAACGATGCGCACACCAACAGCATCGGCAACCTGACGATGGCTTCGCTGAACCAGTTCGGTTACTACTATGACTACTCGTCGACCTTCCCTGGTCACCTGACCCCGGGCAAGGGCGTGCAGGACGAGTCGAAAATCGCCCCGTCGCCGGCGTACTACCAGCTGGCCAACAACCCGTTCAAGAACGCGATTGCTTCGGCAACCGCCAAGTTCCGCCTGGCCGACAATCTCGACCTGAAACTGGTGCCGTACTACTGGTATGGCTTCGGTACCGGCGGTACCCAGCAGCAGGTGTTTGCGGAAAATGCTTTCCTGGTCAACCGCCCGGTCAACGGGGTCTACCCGACCAACGGCACGGTCGACCTGAACGGCGACGGCGATACCGTCGACAAGATCATCGTGGCAGAATCGAGCGTGACCCGTACCAGCCGTCCGGGCCTGACCACCTCGCTGACTTACAGCCTGGGCGTCAACACCATCCTGGCTGGTTTCTGGTGGGAGCGTGCCAAACACGAGCAGACCGCACCGGGCGTGCCGGTTGACAACGCCGGCCACATCCAGGACGTGTTCCTGCAGGACAACCAGATCCACCGCGCGGACGGTTCGCTGTACGAGTACCGCGACTGGTCGACCGTCTCGACCGCTTACCAGGGCTTCATCCAGGACACCGTGTCGCTGATGGACGACCGCCTGACCCTGAACATCGGTCTGCGCACCCCGCACATCAAGCGTGATTTCAACAACTACGCCAACGAAACCGCGCCGGTCAACTACAACGTGTCGCGCACCTACAGCAGCGTGCTGCCGCAGTTCGGCATCCGTTACAAGCTGACCAACGACGACCAACTGTATGCCTCGATCGCCAAGAACTTCAAGGCGCCGGGTAACTTCGTGTATGCAACCACGAACGGCAACGTGTTCTTCAACAAGACCAACGGCGCTGTGACGGTTGTCAACGATGTCCGTCCGGAAACTTCGTACAGCCTGGACGCCGGTATCCGCCACCAGACCAGCGCCTGGAACGGTACCTTCGACATCTACGGCACCGACTTCCGTGACCGCATGGCCACCGCCTACGATCCGATTTCGGCCACCAGCTCGACCACCAACGTCGGCAAGGTGCGTAACTACGGCTTCGAGATCGAAGCGGGCAACACCCCGATCAACGGCTGGTCCGCCTACGCTTCGTACGGCTTCAACAAGAGCGAGATCAAGTCGGACCTGCAGATGGGCACCGCTGCCTTCCTGCCGACCGCCGGCAAGAGCTTCCCGCTGACGCCGAAGAACAAGTTCGGCCTGTCGCTGATGTACCAGACCGGCGCGGCATGGGCTCGCCTGAGCGCCAAGTCGACCAGCCGACAGGCAGCGACGCTGACCAACGACCAGTGGGCGCCGGGTTACACCACCTTCGGCCTGGACGGTGGCTACACCTTCCCGGACCAGGACTTCGGCTACCTGAAGAACCCGAAGCTGACCATCAACGTCAGCAACCTGACCAGCAAGCAGTTCCTGAACCCGTCCTCGCAGAGCGCGACCAACGCCCTGGCATACGGCACCCTGGGTCAGCCGAACTACGTCAAGCCGGCCAACGTGTTCTACTACCTGGGCGCGCCACGCTTCATCTCGGCAACCCTGTCGCTCGACTTCTAA
- a CDS encoding MipA/OmpV family protein: MPIPKPAMLAYQSTRPARLRARACALACVCALTAACAHASAAEPIAGPAAEPAPDASVSAPAAQVSAATPPGERVEPSEAGLPLWEAGAGAAVFSSPAYPAAEQHTTRALALPFILYRGKVLRADQQGVGARLVNTDRIEFDVGFAAALPSHSDDVSARRGMPDLGTLVEFGPRVKVHLADLGEQGRVRFELPLRTVIEARGGLRRQGWTGEPRLVWQKIGADRTWTVEGQLGALFGDRRIQRYFYDVAPQYATVDRPEYHADAGLLLVRTGLFGTYRLNPDWRLFGFVRLESYAGAANKDSPLFKKNAGAAAGIGFAWTFARSGVRATE, from the coding sequence ATGCCGATTCCAAAGCCCGCCATGCTCGCGTATCAATCCACCCGTCCCGCACGCCTGCGCGCGCGTGCCTGCGCTCTCGCATGCGTGTGCGCACTCACGGCCGCGTGCGCGCACGCGAGCGCCGCTGAACCCATCGCTGGACCCGCCGCCGAACCGGCACCGGATGCATCCGTCTCCGCCCCGGCCGCTCAGGTCAGCGCCGCCACGCCGCCTGGCGAGCGCGTCGAACCCAGCGAAGCCGGCCTGCCGCTGTGGGAAGCCGGCGCCGGCGCAGCCGTGTTCAGCTCGCCCGCCTATCCGGCCGCCGAACAGCACACGACGCGCGCCCTGGCGCTGCCGTTCATCCTTTACCGCGGCAAGGTGCTGCGCGCCGACCAGCAAGGCGTCGGCGCGCGCCTGGTCAACACCGATCGCATCGAATTCGACGTCGGCTTCGCCGCCGCGCTACCCTCGCACTCCGACGACGTGAGCGCGCGGCGCGGCATGCCGGACCTGGGCACGCTGGTCGAGTTCGGGCCGCGCGTGAAGGTGCATCTGGCGGACCTGGGCGAGCAGGGCAGGGTGCGCTTCGAGCTGCCGCTGCGCACCGTGATCGAGGCGCGCGGCGGGCTGCGGCGCCAGGGCTGGACGGGCGAGCCGCGCCTGGTCTGGCAAAAGATCGGAGCGGACCGTACCTGGACGGTCGAGGGCCAGCTCGGCGCGCTGTTCGGCGACCGCCGCATCCAGCGCTACTTCTACGACGTGGCGCCGCAGTACGCCACCGTCGACCGCCCCGAATACCACGCCGATGCCGGCCTGCTGCTGGTGCGCACCGGCCTGTTCGGCACGTATCGATTGAATCCGGACTGGCGCCTGTTCGGCTTCGTGCGCCTGGAAAGCTACGCCGGCGCGGCCAACAAGGACAGCCCGCTGTTCAAAAAAAATGCCGGCGCAGCGGCCGGCATCGGATTTGCGTGGACTTTCGCGCGCTCGGGGGTAAGGGCAACGGAATGA
- a CDS encoding ABC transporter permease: MKTELPRWATGFALPILNLLSALLVAGLVIHLLGESPSESLQILVNSAIVDPEGLAYTLFYATTFIFAGLAVSIAMQAGLFNIGAEGQMYVGGLGLTLAMLAFDAHLPAWLLIPAGMIGSMLFGALWAFLPGYLQARRGSHVVVTTIMFNFIAANLMNFLIVEYMIPAGQQNPASRVFSDAAALPLLNKIMPVLGDTPLNITFLLAIVALALYGVAVWRSSWGYKLRATGLNAHAAHYAGVKISRTIIVAMLVSGALAGLGSVNSVLGSTHYLSLNFPAGAGFVGIAIALMGRQNPVGIFLSSVLFGALIQGGFDLSLEKPNIPQETFIFIQGLIILFCGAMENFYAPALMKIINLTRTRKEA; the protein is encoded by the coding sequence ATGAAAACTGAACTCCCACGCTGGGCCACGGGCTTTGCCTTACCCATCCTGAACCTGCTGTCGGCGCTGCTGGTGGCGGGCCTGGTGATCCACCTGCTGGGCGAGAGCCCGTCGGAATCGCTGCAGATCCTGGTCAACAGCGCGATCGTCGATCCGGAAGGCCTCGCCTACACGCTGTTCTACGCCACCACCTTCATCTTCGCCGGCCTGGCCGTGTCGATCGCGATGCAGGCCGGCCTGTTCAACATCGGCGCCGAAGGCCAGATGTACGTCGGCGGCCTCGGCCTGACGCTGGCCATGCTGGCCTTCGACGCCCACCTGCCGGCCTGGCTGCTGATCCCGGCCGGCATGATCGGCTCGATGCTGTTCGGCGCGCTGTGGGCCTTCCTGCCCGGCTACCTGCAGGCCAGGCGCGGCAGCCACGTGGTGGTCACGACCATCATGTTCAACTTCATCGCCGCCAACCTGATGAACTTCCTGATCGTCGAGTACATGATCCCGGCCGGCCAGCAGAACCCGGCTTCGCGCGTGTTCTCCGACGCCGCCGCGCTGCCGCTGCTGAACAAGATCATGCCGGTGCTGGGCGACACGCCGCTGAACATCACCTTCCTGCTGGCGATCGTGGCGCTGGCCCTGTATGGCGTCGCCGTGTGGCGCTCGTCCTGGGGCTACAAGCTGCGCGCGACCGGCTTGAACGCGCACGCGGCGCACTATGCCGGCGTGAAGATCAGCCGCACCATCATCGTGGCGATGCTGGTCTCGGGCGCGCTGGCCGGCCTCGGTTCGGTCAACTCGGTGCTCGGCTCGACCCACTACCTGTCGCTGAACTTCCCGGCCGGCGCCGGTTTCGTCGGTATCGCGATCGCGCTGATGGGCCGCCAGAACCCGGTCGGCATCTTCCTGTCGTCGGTGCTGTTCGGCGCGCTGATCCAGGGCGGCTTCGATTTATCGCTTGAGAAGCCCAACATCCCCCAGGAGACCTTCATCTTCATCCAAGGTTTGATCATCCTGTTCTGCGGCGCGATGGAGAATTTCTACGCGCCGGCGCTCATGAAGATCATCAACCTGACCCGTACCCGCAAAGAGGCCTGA
- a CDS encoding ABC transporter ATP-binding protein, producing the protein MQPAVEFRNISKAFGAVQANADVSFSIAKGSIHGVIGENGAGKSTLMSILYGYYNADSGQVLIDGQPRDIRTSHEAIALGIGMVHQHFMLVDNMTVLDNVMLGNEGGFKLAGQRAGVEAKLREICDRYRLEVDPLAVVQDLSVGAQQRVEILKQIYRSAEILILDEPTAVLTAQETASLFAILRLFKEQGKTIILITHKLQEIMDITDEVTVMRAGRVVGAVQTRETSKEQLAGMMVGRPIQIVLPRAPFNPGAEVLKVADIQLKDANGVALLSDIEFSLRAGEIVAIAGVSGNGQSELLEILSGMRLPSSGSVEFLGRALPFNGRGNADGLPAAFRELGIGHVPEDRLRDGVIKDFSVMQNTVFGYQDHVKNRWGLFDFKAIAARCAGLMKSFDVRPNNPNLRIGLLSGGNQQKVVIAREVAAKPKLMLVGQPTRGVDIGTIESIHTQLLRLRDEGVAILLSSVELEEVRALADRIIVMSGGRITGILPVDEFDTTRIGLLMGGMHKS; encoded by the coding sequence ATGCAGCCAGCCGTAGAATTTCGCAATATCAGCAAAGCCTTCGGGGCGGTGCAGGCGAATGCCGACGTCAGCTTCTCGATCGCCAAGGGCTCGATCCACGGTGTGATCGGCGAAAATGGCGCGGGCAAGTCGACCTTGATGAGTATCCTGTACGGCTACTACAACGCCGACAGCGGCCAGGTCCTGATCGACGGCCAGCCGCGCGACATCCGCACCAGCCACGAGGCGATCGCGCTCGGCATCGGCATGGTCCACCAGCACTTCATGCTGGTCGATAACATGACCGTGCTCGACAACGTCATGCTCGGCAACGAAGGCGGCTTCAAGCTGGCCGGGCAGCGCGCCGGCGTCGAAGCGAAACTGCGCGAGATCTGCGACCGCTACCGCCTCGAGGTCGATCCGCTGGCGGTCGTGCAGGACCTGTCGGTCGGCGCCCAGCAGCGCGTCGAGATCCTCAAGCAGATCTACCGCAGCGCCGAGATCCTGATCCTGGACGAGCCGACCGCCGTGCTGACCGCCCAGGAGACCGCGTCGCTGTTCGCGATCCTGCGCCTGTTCAAGGAGCAGGGCAAGACCATCATCCTGATCACCCACAAGCTGCAGGAGATCATGGACATCACCGACGAGGTGACCGTGATGCGCGCCGGCCGCGTGGTCGGCGCCGTGCAGACCCGCGAGACGTCCAAGGAGCAGCTGGCCGGCATGATGGTCGGCCGGCCGATCCAGATCGTGCTGCCGCGCGCGCCGTTCAATCCGGGCGCCGAGGTGCTCAAGGTCGCCGACATCCAGTTGAAAGACGCGAACGGCGTGGCGCTGCTGTCGGACATCGAGTTCTCGCTGCGCGCCGGCGAGATCGTCGCGATCGCCGGCGTGTCCGGCAACGGCCAGAGCGAGCTGCTCGAGATCCTGTCGGGCATGCGCCTGCCGAGCAGCGGCTCGGTCGAATTCCTCGGCCGCGCCCTGCCCTTCAACGGCCGCGGCAACGCCGACGGCCTGCCCGCCGCCTTCCGCGAACTGGGCATCGGCCACGTGCCGGAAGACCGCCTGCGCGACGGCGTGATCAAGGATTTCTCGGTGATGCAAAACACCGTGTTCGGCTACCAGGACCATGTGAAAAACCGTTGGGGCCTGTTCGACTTCAAGGCCATCGCCGCACGCTGCGCCGGCCTGATGAAATCGTTCGACGTACGCCCGAACAATCCGAACCTGCGCATCGGCCTGCTCTCGGGCGGCAACCAGCAGAAGGTCGTGATCGCGCGCGAAGTCGCCGCCAAGCCGAAGCTGATGCTGGTAGGCCAGCCGACCCGCGGCGTCGACATCGGCACCATCGAAAGCATCCACACCCAGCTGCTGCGCCTGCGCGACGAAGGCGTCGCGATCCTGCTCTCCTCGGTCGAGCTGGAAGAAGTGCGCGCGCTGGCCGACCGCATCATCGTGATGTCGGGCGGACGCATCACCGGCATCCTGCCGGTCGACGAATTCGACACCACCCGCATCGGCCTGCTGATGGGCGGCATGCACAAGTCTTGA
- a CDS encoding bifunctional UDP-sugar hydrolase/5'-nucleotidase, giving the protein MFPRTLAAGAALAFLLAGCASPTSRTSAPVEINLVAINDFHGNLEANRYVLRHGKDDKGTEMKAGGIATLGGALDAWRKEDKDLLFVAAGDLVGASPALSSMWADEPSIEAMNRMGLVASSIGNHEFDQGAKELLRQQQGGCDSPRPNKACQLNPDFKGAQFTYLGANVIDDRTGKTLVAPWRIVEVKGVKVGLVGSVLHDLASVTVGSAIKGLTVEDEAATINQSVAEMRAAGAKVFVVLIHEGGHTDEAFDKTDCSELKGPIVDIAGKLDPAVRLIISGHSHTGYLCKVDGRTVTQADAMGHLLSRIRMTVDPVSGRVEDINVRNVVMDPATIAPDAQLADYLAGVRSRSDAVLAQPVGKIGMPTLARKENEAGESPLGDLIADAAVAATRDQGAQVGFMNPGGIRRDLDSGAGGVVSFGQAQAVLPFGNTLVLQDLSGAQLREVLEQQWDRPGDGRNMLQVSQGLSYQWDSTRPKGSRLVPGSVKVNGAPLVDTKTYRVVANNFLADGGDNFPALGKGANKVDTGVRDLDALIAYMKQHPEVGASGSTATLAAQPRIQKVR; this is encoded by the coding sequence ATGTTTCCTCGCACCCTTGCGGCCGGCGCCGCGCTTGCCTTTCTCCTGGCCGGCTGCGCCAGCCCGACGTCCCGGACCAGCGCCCCGGTCGAGATCAACCTGGTCGCGATCAACGACTTCCACGGCAACCTCGAAGCGAACCGCTACGTCCTTAGGCATGGCAAGGATGACAAGGGCACGGAGATGAAAGCCGGCGGCATCGCCACCCTGGGCGGCGCGCTCGATGCCTGGCGCAAGGAAGACAAGGACCTGCTGTTCGTCGCGGCCGGGGACCTGGTCGGCGCCAGCCCGGCGCTATCGTCGATGTGGGCCGACGAGCCGAGCATCGAAGCGATGAACCGCATGGGCCTGGTCGCCAGCTCGATCGGCAACCACGAGTTCGACCAGGGCGCCAAGGAGCTGCTGCGCCAGCAGCAGGGCGGCTGCGACTCGCCGCGGCCGAACAAGGCCTGCCAGCTCAATCCCGACTTCAAGGGCGCGCAATTTACCTACCTGGGCGCCAACGTGATCGACGACCGCACCGGCAAGACCCTGGTGGCGCCGTGGCGCATCGTCGAGGTCAAGGGCGTCAAGGTCGGCCTGGTCGGCAGCGTGCTGCACGACCTGGCCTCGGTGACGGTCGGCTCGGCCATCAAAGGCCTCACGGTCGAAGACGAAGCCGCCACCATCAACCAGTCGGTGGCCGAGATGCGCGCGGCCGGCGCCAAGGTGTTCGTCGTCCTGATCCACGAGGGCGGCCATACCGACGAAGCCTTCGACAAGACCGACTGCTCCGAGCTGAAAGGGCCGATCGTCGACATCGCCGGGAAACTCGACCCGGCGGTCCGCCTGATCATTTCCGGCCACTCGCATACCGGCTACCTGTGCAAGGTCGATGGCCGCACGGTGACCCAGGCCGACGCCATGGGTCACCTGCTGTCGCGCATCCGCATGACGGTCGATCCGGTCTCGGGCCGGGTCGAAGACATCAACGTGCGCAACGTCGTCATGGACCCGGCGACGATCGCCCCGGACGCGCAGCTGGCCGACTACCTCGCGGGCGTGCGCTCGCGCAGCGACGCCGTGCTGGCCCAGCCGGTCGGCAAGATCGGCATGCCGACGCTGGCGCGCAAGGAAAACGAGGCCGGCGAGTCGCCGCTGGGCGACCTGATCGCCGATGCCGCGGTCGCCGCCACGCGCGATCAAGGCGCCCAGGTCGGCTTCATGAACCCGGGCGGCATCCGCCGCGACCTGGATTCGGGCGCGGGCGGCGTGGTCAGCTTCGGCCAGGCCCAGGCCGTGCTCCCGTTCGGGAACACGCTGGTGCTGCAGGACCTGAGCGGCGCTCAGCTGCGCGAGGTGCTCGAGCAGCAGTGGGACCGTCCGGGCGACGGCCGCAACATGCTGCAGGTGTCGCAGGGCCTGAGCTACCAGTGGGACAGCACCCGGCCGAAGGGATCGCGCCTGGTGCCGGGCAGCGTCAAGGTGAACGGTGCGCCGCTCGTCGACACGAAGACTTACCGTGTGGTCGCCAACAACTTCCTGGCCGACGGCGGCGACAACTTCCCGGCGCTGGGCAAGGGCGCCAACAAGGTCGATACCGGCGTGCGCGATCTCGATGCCCTGATCGCCTACATGAAGCAGCATCCGGAAGTCGGTGCCTCAGGTTCAACGGCAACGCTGGCTGCGCAGCCGCGCATCCAGAAAGTGCGCTGA
- a CDS encoding S1/P1 nuclease: MKKLTCVLALASAFVAQAAYAWGHDGHAAVGAIADKLLKGTHAEQQIKALLLPGESLESIASWPDCVKGNYCGPQTQEMIDYVNANPKHSEYHYTDVPFQIDHYHDGAAGTTDVDIVQTLKEAISVLQGKDTPDTNPHHFTRRQALILLVHMTGDIHQPLHVGAAYVDKAGKFVVPKTKAEIDETVVFDTRGGNNFLLDEAKTEQRAAAVADVIPPGDAVPVKEGVPKALTKPFHSYWDTTVVNYAFRRVKTKTPDAFAQVTIDGKPQVVANSGDPVTWPYQWADDTLAVAKQAFEGVRAGEITKQTGKKGDTYYTWTLEVPNNYPVPSSAIAKTQLAKGGYHLAQVLQAIWP, encoded by the coding sequence ATGAAGAAACTGACTTGTGTTCTGGCGCTGGCCAGCGCTTTCGTGGCGCAGGCCGCCTACGCCTGGGGCCACGACGGCCACGCAGCAGTCGGCGCCATCGCCGACAAACTGCTCAAGGGCACGCACGCCGAGCAGCAGATCAAGGCCTTGCTGCTGCCGGGCGAGTCGCTCGAATCGATCGCCAGCTGGCCCGACTGTGTCAAGGGCAACTACTGCGGCCCGCAGACCCAGGAGATGATCGACTACGTCAACGCCAACCCGAAGCACAGCGAGTACCACTACACCGACGTACCGTTCCAGATCGACCACTACCATGACGGCGCCGCCGGCACGACCGACGTCGACATCGTGCAGACGCTGAAGGAAGCGATCTCGGTCCTGCAGGGCAAGGACACGCCGGACACCAACCCGCACCACTTCACCAGACGCCAGGCGCTGATCCTGCTGGTGCACATGACCGGCGACATCCACCAGCCGCTGCACGTCGGCGCGGCCTACGTCGACAAGGCCGGCAAGTTCGTCGTCCCGAAAACCAAGGCGGAGATCGACGAGACGGTCGTCTTCGATACGCGCGGCGGCAACAACTTCCTGCTGGACGAGGCCAAGACCGAACAGCGCGCCGCCGCCGTCGCCGACGTGATCCCGCCGGGCGACGCGGTGCCGGTGAAAGAGGGCGTGCCGAAGGCGCTGACCAAGCCGTTCCACTCGTACTGGGACACCACCGTGGTCAACTACGCCTTCCGCCGCGTGAAGACCAAGACCCCGGACGCGTTCGCGCAAGTCACCATCGACGGCAAGCCGCAGGTGGTGGCCAACAGCGGCGACCCGGTCACCTGGCCGTACCAGTGGGCCGACGACACGCTGGCCGTGGCCAAGCAGGCTTTCGAGGGCGTACGCGCCGGCGAAATCACCAAGCAGACCGGCAAGAAGGGCGACACCTATTACACCTGGACGCTCGAAGTGCCGAACAACTACCCGGTGCCGAGCTCGGCGATCGCCAAGACCCAGCTGGCCAAGGGCGGGTATCACCTGGCGCAGGTGTTGCAGGCGATCTGGCCGTGA
- a CDS encoding ABC transporter permease, producing MEDFHIASIVVSTIRNAPVLMFAAMAGLFAERSGVVDIGLEGKILASAFASAAVAYATHSPWWGVAAGIAVSVALAMVQAFVSITQKGNQLVAGIAINIAMSGLTFVLAQFFFQQGGRTPDLGDARFTDIVFPGTAALDNVPFVGWLYGHVIGGQSILVYLAFLLLPVVHWVIYHSRFGLRLRACGENPHAADAAGVSVERTRYLAMFVAGVLCSFSGAYLAIVQSGFFLRDMSAGAGYLALTALVFGNWRPTFTVLGCLMFGLFGAIQIQLEGVDLPVVGRIPGSLIQMIPYVVTVVVLAGLMAKSVAPKAAGKPFVKSR from the coding sequence ATGGAAGACTTCCACATCGCCAGCATCGTGGTCTCCACGATCCGCAACGCCCCGGTGCTGATGTTCGCCGCGATGGCCGGCCTGTTCGCCGAGCGCTCCGGCGTGGTCGACATCGGCCTGGAGGGCAAGATCCTGGCCTCGGCCTTCGCGTCCGCAGCGGTCGCCTACGCCACCCACAGCCCATGGTGGGGCGTGGCCGCCGGCATCGCCGTCTCGGTGGCGCTGGCCATGGTCCAGGCCTTCGTCTCGATCACGCAGAAGGGCAACCAGCTGGTGGCCGGCATCGCCATCAACATCGCCATGAGCGGCCTGACCTTCGTGCTGGCCCAGTTCTTCTTTCAGCAGGGCGGCCGCACGCCGGACCTGGGCGACGCGCGCTTCACCGACATCGTGTTCCCCGGCACCGCGGCGCTCGACAACGTGCCCTTCGTCGGCTGGCTGTACGGCCACGTGATCGGCGGCCAGTCGATCCTGGTCTACCTGGCTTTCCTGCTGCTGCCGGTCGTGCACTGGGTGATCTACCACAGCCGCTTCGGCCTGCGCCTGCGCGCCTGCGGCGAGAACCCGCACGCGGCCGACGCCGCCGGCGTCTCGGTCGAGCGCACCCGCTACCTGGCCATGTTCGTGGCCGGCGTGCTGTGCTCGTTCTCGGGCGCCTATCTGGCCATCGTCCAGAGCGGCTTCTTCCTGCGCGACATGTCGGCCGGCGCCGGCTACCTGGCGCTGACCGCGCTGGTGTTCGGCAACTGGCGCCCGACCTTCACGGTGCTGGGCTGCCTGATGTTCGGCCTGTTCGGCGCGATCCAGATCCAGCTCGAAGGCGTCGACCTGCCGGTGGTGGGCCGCATACCGGGATCGCTGATCCAGATGATTCCGTACGTGGTCACCGTGGTCGTGCTGGCCGGCCTGATGGCCAAGTCGGTGGCGCCGAAGGCGGCGGGCAAGCCGTTCGTCAAATCCCGCTGA